From Mucilaginibacter rubeus, a single genomic window includes:
- a CDS encoding ABC transporter permease, which produces MNKVLLIIQREYLTRVRKKSFIIMLFVVPALIFVMGVVIKMVAENSDKLSSLQTVNVIDKSGSFANKFHDVTNVKFTYALTDLKSSKLLLKDSEGISILYIPVNYMQKDSVQIFSKKKASIPLSEEIEKQMSDIAFSNNLISHHIDTALLSSIKRTNISVNAIEISDQGDKNANIGPNILIGIACAILIYLSLFIYGGQVMRGVIEEKTNRIIEVVISSVKPFQLMLGKIIGVGLVGLTQFSVWIILSVISTKIAGHAFSSPASPMTNALAVLQTIPFGYIMGCFIFYFLSGYLFYAALFAAVGSAVDSETETQQFMFPITMPLLFTYILSVSVLFRAPDSPLAVWLSMIPFTAPVAMMVRIPFGPPDWQVAISMCMMVIGFLFTTYVAARIYRVGVLMYGKKASYKELVKWFFYKE; this is translated from the coding sequence ATGAATAAAGTATTACTCATTATACAACGTGAATACCTGACCCGGGTACGCAAAAAATCATTTATCATTATGCTGTTTGTAGTACCGGCATTGATATTTGTAATGGGCGTGGTAATAAAAATGGTTGCCGAAAACAGTGATAAACTATCCTCACTACAAACGGTTAACGTAATTGATAAAAGCGGCAGCTTCGCCAATAAATTCCACGATGTAACTAACGTGAAGTTTACCTATGCCTTAACCGATTTAAAATCATCGAAGCTATTACTGAAGGATAGCGAGGGGATCTCTATTTTGTATATACCGGTAAATTATATGCAAAAAGATTCGGTACAGATCTTTTCAAAAAAGAAAGCGTCTATTCCTCTATCCGAAGAAATTGAAAAGCAGATGAGCGATATCGCTTTCTCAAACAACCTGATCAGCCATCACATAGATACGGCCCTTTTAAGTAGCATAAAGCGGACTAACATATCAGTGAATGCTATTGAAATTTCAGACCAAGGCGATAAAAATGCCAACATCGGCCCCAATATCTTAATTGGTATAGCCTGTGCCATACTTATTTACTTGTCGCTATTCATATACGGCGGGCAGGTAATGCGCGGGGTGATTGAAGAAAAAACCAACCGTATCATAGAAGTGGTAATATCATCAGTAAAGCCATTTCAACTAATGCTGGGTAAAATCATTGGTGTTGGTTTAGTTGGCTTAACACAATTTAGCGTCTGGATAATTTTGTCTGTCATATCCACTAAAATAGCCGGTCATGCTTTTAGCTCGCCGGCCAGCCCCATGACCAATGCGTTAGCTGTATTGCAAACTATCCCGTTTGGCTACATTATGGGCTGCTTTATATTTTACTTTTTAAGTGGGTATCTATTTTATGCGGCATTGTTTGCAGCAGTAGGCTCAGCAGTAGATAGTGAGACAGAAACCCAACAATTCATGTTTCCGATTACTATGCCACTGTTGTTTACTTATATATTATCGGTATCGGTACTGTTTAGGGCACCCGATAGCCCGCTGGCTGTATGGTTATCTATGATACCTTTTACAGCCCCGGTAGCCATGATGGTGCGCATTCCGTTTGGTCCACCAGACTGGCAGGTAGCCATATCGATGTGTATGATGGTGATAGGCTTTTTGTTTACCACCTATGTCGCCGCAAGAATTTATCGTGTGGGCGTGTTGATGTACGGCAAAAAAGCAAGTTATAAAGAACTGGTTAAATGGTTTTTTTATAAAGAATAG
- a CDS encoding ABC transporter ATP-binding protein, whose protein sequence is MLSIRNIVKQYAGHRALSDVSLEVESGQIFGLLGPNGAGKTSLIRIVNQITAPDSGEVYFNGEKLNQSHIERIGYLPEERGLYKKMEIGEQMIYLARLKGLSRAEAQKRLKFWFEKLEMETWWKKKIEELSKGMQQKAQFVATVLHEPDLIILDEPFSGFDPVNAELIKDEILELNKKGATILFSTHRMESVEELCDAIALINKSHKILDGKVKHIRNSYRNETYFVEYEGSRIVFDGTQPFELLEETHSEDDSHTIKIKLRGQNNSNDVLQYLIPKARVNMLQEVIPSMHEIFIEKVNLNSAGHE, encoded by the coding sequence ATGCTAAGCATCCGCAATATTGTTAAACAATACGCCGGTCACCGGGCCTTAAGCGATGTAAGTTTGGAAGTTGAAAGCGGACAGATATTTGGTCTGCTGGGGCCTAATGGCGCAGGTAAAACTTCACTTATCCGTATTGTTAACCAAATAACCGCACCCGATTCGGGCGAAGTTTATTTCAACGGCGAAAAACTCAATCAATCGCATATTGAGCGTATAGGTTACCTGCCGGAAGAACGCGGTCTTTATAAAAAAATGGAGATAGGCGAACAAATGATCTACCTTGCCCGCCTAAAAGGCCTGAGCCGTGCCGAAGCCCAAAAGCGCCTGAAATTCTGGTTCGAAAAACTGGAAATGGAAACCTGGTGGAAAAAGAAGATAGAAGAACTATCAAAAGGGATGCAGCAAAAAGCCCAGTTTGTAGCCACAGTGTTGCATGAGCCCGATCTGATCATCTTGGACGAACCTTTTAGCGGCTTCGACCCTGTAAATGCCGAACTGATTAAGGACGAGATTCTGGAACTCAACAAAAAAGGTGCAACCATCCTGTTCTCCACCCACCGTATGGAATCGGTAGAAGAGCTTTGTGATGCCATAGCGCTTATCAATAAATCGCACAAGATACTGGATGGCAAGGTTAAACACATCCGCAACTCGTACCGCAACGAAACTTATTTTGTTGAATATGAAGGCTCGCGGATAGTATTTGATGGCACCCAGCCTTTTGAACTGCTTGAGGAAACCCATAGTGAGGATGATAGCCATACCATCAAAATAAAACTTAGGGGGCAAAACAACTCAAACGATGTTTTGCAATACCTGATCCCTAAAGCCAGGGTAAATATGCTGCAGGAGGTGATACCAAGCATGCATGAAATATTTATAGAAAAAGTTAACCTAAACTCGGCCGGCCATGAATAA